In the genome of Candidatus Baltobacteraceae bacterium, one region contains:
- the rfbF gene encoding glucose-1-phosphate cytidylyltransferase has translation MKAVILAGGLGTRISEETLVRPKPMIEIGGRPILWHIMKTYSAHGVHEFIVCCGYKGYMIKEYFANYSLHSSDITIDLAKNALRVHQSNVEPWSVTLVDTGDATQTGGRLKRVAEYLDGQDFCFTYGDGLSDVNVADLIAFHQRHGTLATVTAVQPPGRFGQLKLDQQKITSFNEKPQGDGAWVNGGYFVLSPKVLDYISGDDASWEREPVERLAAEGNLSAFVHRGFWQPMDTLRDKIALEEMWNANKAPWKVWD, from the coding sequence TTGAAGGCCGTTATTTTGGCCGGCGGTCTCGGCACACGGATCAGCGAGGAAACCCTCGTGCGACCAAAACCGATGATCGAGATCGGCGGCCGGCCGATTCTTTGGCACATCATGAAGACGTATTCCGCGCACGGCGTGCACGAATTCATCGTCTGCTGCGGCTATAAGGGCTACATGATCAAAGAATACTTCGCAAACTACTCGCTCCACTCGTCCGACATCACGATCGATTTGGCGAAGAACGCTCTGCGAGTGCATCAGTCGAACGTCGAGCCTTGGAGCGTTACGCTGGTGGATACCGGCGACGCCACGCAAACCGGCGGCCGCCTCAAGCGCGTAGCCGAATACCTCGACGGGCAGGACTTCTGCTTTACGTACGGCGACGGCCTCAGCGACGTCAACGTAGCCGATCTCATCGCTTTTCATCAACGTCACGGCACGCTCGCTACCGTCACCGCGGTGCAGCCGCCCGGACGATTCGGTCAGCTCAAACTCGACCAGCAAAAGATTACGTCGTTCAACGAGAAGCCGCAGGGCGACGGCGCTTGGGTCAACGGCGGGTACTTCGTGCTTTCACCCAAAGTGCTCGACTATATTAGCGGAGACGATGCTTCCTGGGAGCGCGAGCCGGTCGAGCGGCTCGCCGCCGAAGGCAACCTTTCTGCGTTCGTGCATCGCGGCTTTTGGCAGCCGATGGATACGCTGCGCGACAAAATCGCGCTCGAAGAGATGTGGAATGCGAACAAAGCGCCGTGGAAGGTTTGGGATTGA